The Balaenoptera acutorostrata chromosome 13, mBalAcu1.1, whole genome shotgun sequence region TGATGAGGCATAGGAGGCCAGCTCAGGCCCTGACCTCCCCCCCTTGGAACCAGGCCACTAGGGAAAGGAGGAAGTATGGGGGCAACGGCCCTGCAAGTCATGAGAGGGACAGTCCGGCAGGCCTCCGGGGAGCAGAGCAGGGGGTGGCGGCCAGTCTGGCCATGAGTCATCCTGTGTCATCAGACCCCTGAATCAATGGAAAGTTGGCCCCGTGTGGACCTGACCTGGCCACCCCACCAGACTGAGGAACTCAGGGCTGGGGGGCTCAACAGCCTGACCCTATGTCCCTAGCCCAGCCCAGAGGAGGTAGAGGGGCTGCCCGGCTCCCACCCCTTAAAGTGCACTTCTGAGAGGTGGGGAACAGAGGGGAGCAGGATGGCAGGCCCCGGGGCTGCGCCATCCTGCAGAGTACCTGCTGACCTTTCACCTGGCAGGGGTGCCCCTAAGGCTACCGGGGCAGGTGTCCCCTCGGCATGAGTCTCCTGTCCCTCCGGAAGGGCCACATCCTGCGGGCGCCCCCTCTGCAGGGCCCGGAGGGGGCTGTGTCTCCAGGGGCCCGGCGGGGGCTGTGTctccggctccggctccggctccggctcTCCCCCCACTCCCGGAGGACCTGCCCCACAGAGTGCATGAAGCAGTGGTAGCCGCGCAGGAACCTGCAGCTCTTCAACTTGTGCTGGAAGGCGTCTGAGGGCGGTGTGGGCGGCGGCGTGGGCCCGGGGCCCGGCTGAGTGGGCTCAGGTGTCTCCGCCTCCGAGGAGCTGCGCAGCAGCAGGGACATGCAGTGGATGTTACTCCTGAACCCGCGGATGTTCAGTCCCACCAACTGCTGGGCTTCAGGGAGGTCCTGATACAAAGCGGTCAGTCTGTGCAGGACGAGGCCCAGCGTGGCATTGAGGGTCCGCAGGAAGCCCTGTCTACTGAGCCCCCGCAGGGCATCCTCGCTGGGGAAGGCCCCGGGACACTCCCTGCAGTGCTCCTTCAGTCCTGGCGTGTCCAGGCCTTGGATGCGGATCTGTGGGGAAAGGACAATCCAGGGATGAGAGCTGGagaccccaccacacacacacacacacacacacacacacacacacacacacacacacacacatgaatctGCTCTGCTCAGCCTTGAACAACTGGACCTCATGTACCCCCCCATCCAATCCTCCCATTGTACAGATCCAGAAACTGAGGCCCGAGAGGGGAGAGGACTCCTGCATCACAGAAGGTGAGGTTAGAGGGATGCCAGGGGGCTGGAGGAGTGACCACACAGGTGGTGATTGTGGCATGAGGTGTGTCATTGGGGAGGTGATGGGAGGTGACATGAGCTCAGGAGGGTGGGACTGTTCACTGCTACATGCCGGTGCCTAGAACAAGGCCCGTGGTAGGTGTGCAATGAGCACATGGGGCAAACGGATGAATGAGGCAATGGAGTTGGGGTTCACACTCCAGGCCCACTAAACTGGGGGAGCTGCATTGCCTCTGTGGCATCTCAGGGTTAGGCCTGGGATGTTCGCCGTGGCCCAGGAATAACACGGAGACTCGTTTTCCCCCCAGCCTCAGATTGAGTGGGGTTTGGGCCTGTCCTCTCTGGGACTCACTGCTGCCCTAACCCCACAGTTCTCTGAGACTCAGATGCCCCCAGGGGCCAGTCACTCACATAGGGGTCCAAGAGCGTGCTGGTGTCCTGCATGAGGTCCGCCTGACGCCGGAGCTGCAGGAGGAGTTCATGGTACTTGCCCAAGCACTTGCTTGTGGCTGCCATGCTCAGGAACAGGAGTCCAAGGATCACACCTGGGGCAGAGAGGGGACGTGTCACCTGCCTTAGTGAGGAAGCCACAGGTGGGTGCCTTTCAGAGGGGAGGTCACTCAAGCAGGCCGCAGAGGGCACAGCCCATCATCCCCAGCTTTTTGCCATTCGGGGCGGGGCTGGGTACGGTGCATGCACGGCGGTACCTGCTGGGGCCACCACCACCTTCCCAGCGAGTCACTGCCCAGCACCCAAAACAGTGGTTGCAATTCACCAAGTAAGACTTTGAGAAGAGGTGGTGGGGCCTGGCTGGAGTCAAGCCTGCCAAACTCAGGAGCTGACCTGGGGTGGCCCAGGTGGGGCTGCTCCCCACAAGTCCTCTGGGCTAAGGGGTGGCCATTGCTGCAGGCCCTGAACCTGCTGTAACAGACCCTACCCCCCACGCAGGTGGGCTCTGGAGGGTTTTGCAGCCCAGGAGCAGCCAGACACCTTGAGCTATGTCTGCAGAACCAGGAGAGGCTGCCTTTCTACCCAAAGTTTCCATCTGGAAAGGATGCGTGAGATCATCTCGTCCATGCCCCCATTTGACTGACAGGAAAACCAAGGCTCCAAAGGAGAAGGGCTTGCTCAGGTCACCCAAGGCCAGCCCGTGCCCCCATCTCTCaggcctccctcctctctccgtAAGTGGCCACTTTTGTCAGGCCCACCAGAGATGCTGTGAGCCAGAACATTCTGGGGGGCGGGTACAGTTACcactcccccgcctccccccacccacccacaagGCCCTGGCAGCCACGTGGTCGGAAGGGCCTGTGGCGCAATGGCCCGGAAGGCAGTGACACCACCTTCCCTTCCTAAGAACTGTGGCCCCTTGGGGAAGATGCTGCTGGGGAGGCCAAGGGGCCAGGCGCCCAGGCACAATGACTACCAGGCACCCCTCGCCGCCCCCCAGGTACCTGCTGCTGGGCTCGGGCAGGGGGGCTGGTGTGGGCACAGCGCACGTGGGACTAGGGTGCCTGCATGGGTGTGTGTCTAGATCTGCGCGAGGCTCGAGGGAACAGCTGGCCACACACAACCGTTGTGTCCCATCCACGGCAGGGGCCCCGGGCTGCATGCGGGGGTTTCCAGATTGGTGAGATTGAGGGTTCCAGATGACGTCACGTGGCTCTGTGTGCATGTCACCCTGTGGGTGTGGCTATGTGTGCTGTGTGATTGTGTGGGCTCCAGGGCCCCCAGGCCCGGCTGACAGTGTCCATTCATCCCAGAGCCTCCAAATCGGGGCAAGAAGGAGGCTCCACAGCCCTTCCAGACATCACACCATGACGCTGCTCAGCTTCTGCGgcttcctcctctgccccagcacatctcccacctcccacctgctTCCCTGGCTTCTCCCGCAGTGATCCCCTTCCTTCACTCCCTTGCTCCCAGAGCTGACTCTACATCACCCTCCCCCTGGAAGCCCTCTGGTAATATCCTTCTCCACCCTGTGAAGATGCTCTGTTCTCAGTGGATCCCTCTCTTTGCCTGACCCCCTGGCTCTCTCCCCTTCTCAGCATCCTTCTGCCCGGCGCCTGGCCTCCCCTATTCCTGGAGGACAGAGAGTGCCCCTGCTCCCCGCTGGCACCCATGAGCACAGCAAGCAGGTgctggtggggaggaaggaagtaCTTACTGAGCGGTGTCCTCCGCATACGCTGTGCCCGCATGCTGGGTGACCGAGCTCTGGCCTGCGCCTGCTGGGGGTGACACCTCCAGGCTTGGAGCCCTGCGGGCTGGCAGCCACTTTATGCCCGCCGGGACGATTGGCCAACACCTCgtgaggtgggtggggagggggaggggggagggcaggcCTTCTGGGAACATGACCCCAAAAACCAAAGTTTCCACAGGCGGCCAATGGGCGCTGGGTGCGGTGGCATgcctgctcctcctcctgtttTCTTCGAATTCGTTCTTCGAGGTCAGCCCCACGCCCAAGGATGATGCAAACCGCAGCCTCAGCCTTCCTGGGGCGAGCAGGGAACAAGGGGGTCCGTGCTCGCTGCAGGGGGCTGtgcctggggtggaggggagagtcCACCAGCTGGGCTCCTGGAGGACCCACAGCCCAGTCCCAGCCCAGGAGCCATCGGCCTCACAGGCCTCTGTGGTTTGGGGCTGAAGGGAGCGAGACATCTTCCTTCTTGAGTGCCCTTCCCGCCCTCCTGCCAGGGCTGTTGGGACATCTGTGAGCGGAAACCACCGGGCTCTGGGCACAGAGCCAGACCCAGGCTGGCAGCCCCGAGATTGTGGTTCTGGCCCCAGGACGTGCATCCCCCAGCGGGGCTCCCAGCCATCTCCTTTCCCCCACGAGGCACCCCTCACAAAACCAGCCTTCCCCATCCCAGGCCCATTGCCCACAGCCAGGCTCTTTTTCTATAGACAGGGCCCTCTGGGGAGAACCAGGCACCTGAGGCAAGAGAAACAGGAGATTAGGGTTCAAGCCCACTGACATGCTGTGTGACCcaaggcaagtcacttaacctctctgggcctcagagccCCACCCACCCACCGTAAAATGAGGATTTGAAAAGTATTTCCCAGCCACCTCACAGGGCTGCTGCAGTCATGGACATACAAGGCAAAAGCCCTTTGAAGGCAAAAGGAAAGATGAAAGTCTGATTCTAAGTACTAGCTGtcgggaggtggggtggggggccggAGGAGATGGGGAGTTGCTGCGGCGACCGTTGGGGACCAGGTTTCACTTTCTCTGAAAGATAGTGATCTTGAGTCAGTCCTCTGCTTCTCACAGATGAATGAAAGGGCCAGAGACAGCGCCTCCCGAGCCAACCTGCTGCTTCAACGCAggataaactgaggcccaggagaggGCAGAtgagggggtggaggggctggCCCCGGCCTGCATGCCGTGCCTGGCAGCCCCAGCACATCCAGCAGACCTCGACGAGGGTCCTTGGCTTGCACCCTGAGGAGCTCGGTGGGGAGGAGGATGTCAAAGGTTGAGGAGCCAGGGTGGGGCCCCTGGGGGCTGCCAGGGAGGCCTGAGCTGCTCAGGCCCTGTGGAGCCTGGACTAGGAAAGCCAAGGTGGCCAGAAGGAGGAGGGCCAGGCACCCTCCCACCCATCCCCACCCCGGCACCCATCATCACCACCAGGGCCGTTCCCACCAACCCTCCCCTCTGCAGACGTGCCCACGTCGCTCATTTATGCAGTCGACAAACTTTCACTCAGCCGCGCGCTTTGCCAGGTGTTGAGGATCTAGCAGTGT contains the following coding sequences:
- the OSM gene encoding oncostatin-M — encoded protein: MRAQRMRRTPLSVILGLLFLSMAATSKCLGKYHELLLQLRRQADLMQDTSTLLDPYIRIQGLDTPGLKEHCRECPGAFPSEDALRGLSRQGFLRTLNATLGLVLHRLTALYQDLPEAQQLVGLNIRGFRSNIHCMSLLLRSSSEAETPEPTQPGPGPTPPPTPPSDAFQHKLKSCRFLRGYHCFMHSVGQVLREWGESRSRSRSRRHSPRRAPGDTAPSGPCRGGARRMWPFRRDRRLMPRGHLPR